The Microplitis mediator isolate UGA2020A chromosome 10, iyMicMedi2.1, whole genome shotgun sequence genomic sequence AGCTTCCACCTCAGGTGCGCTTATATGCTCTTGCCCCTTAACGAGGATGACAAAGGCTAACAGCACGTGTGTAGATATAAGTAGTTGTAGATGTGGGAATAgtggtagtagtagtagtagtagaacACGTCCGTCCgcgcacgagcgaagcgatGTAGGTAGGAGTCTTCATTGATAATGTAACATAACCGGACGAGTGTTAACACAATAAGTATCTTGGGTTTCTCGTTTTAATCATACGAGccgaacaatattttttataacgacTGTGTTTAAAGTCCATACCTCTTTTGGGCCGAACACTACTACCATCTCAGGAAAGAAAGAGAATGTGGTCGAAGTGAACTTGAAAAGGCCCCCCGTGGTACTAGTTTCCCTGTACTGTTGATCAGGTTGCATCAAGATAAATGATAAGGGTTTCCTCTATTTGTTACTACAGTGCTCCCCCCCCTCAAATATCCCTCTGTAAGATATCACTTCCCCTCATTTTACTACCATTTCTCCTCAATCCAGTCTTCCCACTACattcagtgaaattcacttgcACATGCGCTTGAGCCGCTACTATAAGTTAGTTGTTTACATACACATAGATATACTTGCAGATTGTAAGATTTAAGATTGTTGTGATTTTAGTAatattaagtttatttatgataaataaaaaaatatcgtatGTCAagcgataaaaataataacacaaCAAAGCGTAAACAACCGATAGTGGTACCCGTTTTGGTTAAAGTTAATGCTTTAAAAGAATTAAGTAATGGGGTCCCAAAAAAAGGTATTGCGAAAAACCTTCATGTAACCCCgcaaacaattaaaaagtgggacaaaaataaaaaaaagtttgatgaTTGAGTGCAAGAAGGTGGTGATGAATTGGCAGAAGTTAAAAGAAtgcgaaaaataaataatgaatatgtTGACATGGCCACTTGGTTTTGGTTCAAAGAGAAACAAGCTGCTGAGATTCCAGATCAGGGTACTCATGTACAGCTTCAAGCCAAAATCTTTCATCAAAAAATGGGTGCGAAGAATAAGTTTTCGGCAAGTGATGGCTGGCTTTATAAATGGCAGTAGAGACACCaggttcataaaaaaaaaatctgtagaGAAAAACTGTCAGTGGGTACGGTTGCTGCCGATAAATACAAATCTGAGTTTGAAGATTTTGTTACAGAGACGGGCCTGTCATTAGATGAAGCTTTTAATTGTGACGAAAGtccattaaattataaaattttgccgTCAACAACATTGACAGCAGCATGTGAAGCTGGAACTTTTTGTATAAAAGGTAAAAAAGAGAGAGTGACAGTAATGGCTTGTAGTAACGCATCAAGAACTTTGAAACTACCTCTTGTGTTGATTGGTAAGTCTGCCAAACCTagagcaattaaaaatttaaagacgtTGTCTGCTTATTATAAAAGCCAAAAATCTGCGTGGATGACATACGCTTTATTTTAAGAGTGGTTTGAAGAAGAATTTGTACCGGCTGTATCTAAATTCCTAGCCGAAAAAGGGCTCAAAAAAGCGCTTTTGTTTGTTGACAACTGCGCTGCACATCCGTCCCTCACAGAAAGTAACATATCAGTCCGTTTTTTTTCCTCCAAATACAACTTGCTTGTTACAACCGATGGATCAAGGTTGTCtgcagaatttaaaattgttttatcgAAGTAATTTAATGGCACACGTCATTGATTCTGTCAATAATGGCAGTTCTCTATTGGACAGTCTAAAAACTATCAGTATAAAAGAggttattttttggattgCTGATGCATGGAACAAAGTGTTGCTAGATACCATCAAGAAATCATGGAGGACGGTATGTTGAATGATAACAATGCTTATATAGATGTAAATTGATgattaattactataattattgtttaatttttagttgtggccattaaattctatttttcaACCTGAGAGAACTCCGTTCTCTGCTGAATCAAGTAGTGCTGCAAGTGGTACTGAGATATTAGATGCATTTTGTAAGATGATGAGATTTTTTCGTTTCCTCGAGGCATGGGCAAGGTCTGGCATAAAAGTCAGGGCCAGGActggcaaccaagcatgggccaggtctagCAACCAGGTCTGGCCCAATGTTATCATTCCAGAGTCCTACCATGGCTGGGCCAATGCTGGCTTACAAGCACATCatattggcccatgcttggctcaagattgggtactcagtcctggccgttacaatgattacccagatttaggccaggactgggtaacctagccttgaccttgacaatgattacccgagcttgggccaagactgggtgcccctgccttggccgtccaatggcaatccagacttgggccaaggtagaaTTACCTAAGTTTGGCTATACTTATGGTtgaataagtagatcatataaatgtattagTTCAACATTAgaaggttcgtccagtagctatcGTTTGGACCcagcaatcagaaggacggcagttcacGCCCGGAGCCCAGCAtaattttcaccgagtttttttcacatgttaataataataaaatttttttttaattaaatttattcgtttcctcgATGCACGGGCAGAGTCTGAGCCAGGACTGGCAAtgaagcatgggccaggtctggcaaccaggaCTGGCCCAATGTTATTATCCCAGAGttctaccaaggctgggccaagactggcttacaagcttgGGCGAAGGTTCTACATACTTGGGCCGAGCGTGGGCCCGTCGTACTTTCCTCTCCAGGTACTCTCGTCTTTTTCAACTACAGTACTCTCCTTCAACCTGCTATTCAGACACAATCAGTATCATTTACAAAAGGTACTGTCTACCTGCCTGGTATCCCgtaaaattttagatttattttatcgctTGGTTCCACAATAAAAAGCCAAGATCCAAATGGATAATTACCTGTTGTACTTTTGTGGCCTTTGAGTAATGGCACCCACTCAGGTATCTTATTCTAGCGTTTTCCCTCTAGTATCAAATTCTGCGTGGCTCCAGTCCAGTCGTTCCGGTAACAATGTGTCGATCTGCTTCCGTGTTCCGCTTATAATTATTCACTTCCGCGTGAACTCGGACTCTTCGTAATTTGACCACCCCTACTTATCACTAAGTGATAACGGATAACTCTGGGGTGGCTTTGCAACATTATTGACAGCGCGCATAacagatattaatttaataaatatttaacgcgGTAATTCAAACTACCCCGTTACATTTTACACTTCCTTTATAGAAATCAGCTAAGAAATTAATTGAACTCGACCAATAATACAGCTATAGAGACATGAAAAGTAGCAAGTGAATCGAAAGACAGTACTCGACGTTGAATTGCTTCAATCGTATGTTTAATATCCTCAAGCCTGAAGCAATTTATCACTACGAGTGTTTCATCagattgaattttgaattgcgTTCTATAAACTCGAATTACTGATAATATCTGTCAAGAAACGTATACTCCTCAATCTCGGTTTGGCAATCTATTGAAGATTTATCAGTAAATCACAAGGTCAAcaggaataaataaaatttagaatgttaatgaaaattaaagaaaaatctgGGCGACGGTTAAACCTGCAgtccagccctaaaactttccgctgtttttgagctcaaggagctcggaaacattagTGTGAATACATATTCGAGCTcatcgagctcaaaaatactttgacatgcaattgttttttatgagtttttcaagctctaacaagttacgttttatgttaaagtttaaaaatttaagaatcggAAATCAGTAATAAACaagtgattttaaatttttattcctaattatattcaataaaacaaatatgTTGAGGCAGTGGTCAAAATAAAGATTGAAGTGAGTTTTGACTCAGATCAGAgaaataatacataaaatatccgagaaaaatagaaaaaacattgtattttaaatttttttgttgataatagGATTTGAACTATAAAGCGAGTTAGATTAAAGTATAtaatgatcgaaagagaccaTAAAGACGAatagttggtatgatttcgaAAACATTTTAGTGCATTATGTTATGAtttacactgatagaaggatttcttagtatttaagaaatcatttcttaaacatcatttttttgtatttaacaaatatttcttagtatttaagaaatgatttgtaaatagttaagaaatcatttattaaatagtaaaaaatatttgttaaataaaaaaaaatgatgtttaagaaatgatttcttaaataataagaaatcttttttaaatgctaagaaATTCTTCTATCAGTAGATCTGGAAGAAATAACcacaaatgttattttttaaacttttcgacgctgatatattttaaactaatCAACTGCTTTTGACGTTTAATGTCGCAATCGTCACGCTTtgttgagttctagagctgattagattttggaatcaatcgaTTAAgccgtttttgaaaaaatctcgaaaaaattaaataaaaatttttaggaaagttgATGACTGACacgctctttcgattgccgcaagaaccataTGAATGGgtaaattagttaaaaagttatagagcgttcacacacacacacacacacacacattcacGCACGcttggacatcattctgaaaatagtcagaatagcttcctaggacctcaaattgtcgacatctgatgaaaactcgtttttttttcgagaatcggggtgaaaccaataacttctcgaatttttcgaaaatcgtcgattttctcagcgggaagctAAAAGTAACAGAGACAAACTGGAGATAAGGTGGACGAACTCGTCATCGTGCCAAATATAAGATAATGGAAGCATAAGGAATTTTAGGCGATAATTTGAGGTCAGATCAATTGAAATCGTCTGCATAATCACGTCAGCATGTGGATGGGATAGACTAGTACCTACTATTAAAAGGAAGATACTTGTATAAAAGTGAGTACCTCATTAAATCGGTTGATAAGGGTCTGCACAGAGTAAGATGAGGTAACACCTAACCACAAAGATTCCTCTTCTGTTTGAGTTGAACTATTAGTAGTAGAGGGTGAATCCTTTGACTGTTTTTGATAGTTACTTGATGATGCGCTTGATTTTGCTGATGATTTACTTTGTAAAGTTGCTAAATCCTGAGCAACATGACGCAAATATTCGTTTGGATTGACCTGGTAGAACAATTGATACTCACTCTCGGACAATCTGAGAGCCACCTCCTCGGGGAAGTGCAGCAGCTTGTGCAAATCCTCCAGCTCCTCAGAGCTCCGAGGCAGCTGCTGCTGCGGCCGTTTCTCCagttctgtaaaaaatttattaatacacTCAGACATTGTATATTATAGCTTTAATAATTGATCTATTTATCtgcttgtatatatatattagggtgggccaaaaaaaatgattatttttcttttctttggttacagtgaaaatattgtttgagatgataaaaaaaaaattcttttaaaatttgagctcttaatattaatatgaagAGGCGcctatttgcaattttctatttcctaTTTGaataatggcaaaaaaaattttttatgtttacaaTCTTACTACTCAGCATCTAATCAACGGATCGCAAAGATTGATACTCAATCTTGTAGGGAATCGGACGATCTACGGAGaaggtctcttatgatttttcgTTTATTCCACTCGGCTCAAAGTTATttgatgttaaaatttaaccttaaatagttaattggcattttctaaaaaaatgtcgaatttttaacttcccgctaagaaaatcgaaaattttcataatttcgggaagttatttgtttcggtccgattttcgaaaatcgaatttctatcagatcttgacgttttaaggttctaggaagctattctgactaattttaagatgatgtccaagtgtatgtatgtgtgtatttgtgtgtacgtacgtacacggagaaaattttatggtaaaagttaCCATCAAGTTAttgtacaatttttaaactgaattatatgattgataatatcatttaaattattaaataaacaatttaaatggTAGTATCTACCATATGTAtggtaaagtttacaattatttatgataaccaGAAATCATAACTGTTATTATCTTATataattactactattataaaaaatcgtaattcttaataactattatatttcaataataaaatttgttcaaaaatttttttatttttataacttgtaatgtgctcgacggattgattccaaaatcaacTGGGCTcttaaactttataagccgcgttgaatgccacgtcaaccatcaaaatcggttcattcgttcaagagaagccgttgtcaaaaaaattaaaaaaaaaaattattttttttgtttttttgaaattgctCAAATTtgactcgataaatcaattttaaaatctaatcagctctagagcTCAatgaaacgcgtcgattgccaccctAACTGTCTCATTCGGTccattcgtttgagagatcgTTGGAGagaaaatggtaaaaaacgtttttttttcgtaaacaACAGCaaccaaaagtattttcgagctcaaggagctcgaaaacgttTTCACAACAATGGCTCCGAGCTCAAGGAGTTAATAAATAGTGGGAAGTTTTAggactggcccgcagggtcaaccgatcgactgatttttttgaaattattgatcgtaaataattaacatttcttacgctttaattaaattagaattctaaatttattttgttagaTGAACAAAAACTTCTGCAAAAACAATAAAGTCCTAAATAACTATTGAAGTACTCCAATTCGATTAATTAGCAGTTTTTATACTCAACTAATAAATAGTCTAAGAATTAAAGATATTgtcttcataaatttttgattgaaaataattatttgtattacaaattacatttttcttaatttatttttaataatatgtttgtttaataaatatggaATTACTGTATTAATTGTGATAGTATAATTTAAAGATAACTAAggttatacttttattttattttaactttaattcaagattcaagaaattttaagttttaaacatttaatcaatgattacaaaaaaattcgacGTTTTTTCAGAAAACGTGACGTGTACTTcagaaagtaaaatatttttttcattgttaaaCCATATTTTTgcagtcaaaattaaaaatattgtgaaattgcaaataaactatttaaggTTAAACTTTAGCATCAAATAACTTTGAGCCGAGTAGAATAAGcgaaaaatcataagagaccttttttgtaggtcgttcaattccctacaagattGCTTATCAATCTTTGCGATCCGTTGATTAGATactgagtaataaaattttaaacataaaataatttttttgccacgttatttaaatgggaaatagaaaattgcaaataggcacctcttaatattaatattaagagcttaaattttaacagaatttcttttttgtcatctcaaacaatattttcactgtaactaaaaaaaaaaaatagtcacttttttggcccaccctaatatatatccattagggtgcttcgtttccggcgaaagtttatttttcgttGCTCATcgagcaaaatattattttttatgctaaaACAATAATTCCTActaagtttgagctcttaatttcaatccTAAATACTTTCCATTCGATTTCAAAGaattcccatttaaaatacacgtaaattgaattcctttttttctaAGTTTCTAATACTCAGTTGCATTTCATGATATCAAAGCGCGGTTTGTCGCAATTTGTAGGGAACTTAGTGTTTTCCAAAAGTGcctatgaaattgaccttCATCGGCTCGCAGAACGTAAACCAATTAAAGTACACTAAAAATGTGAACAGAAATtctatagataattttattccctttaaaaaaagtcctatgagtCATGTTGCTAAAGTCTATAGGTtccgagttatagtaattttaataatttgaaaaataacatattaattgtaatttttttttgaggaattgtcagcattaataaaatttaaatcgatatttttataaaaattgtgtaTAATAATTTAGTTCCTCATCATTTTCACTCATAAGATTCAACGAACCTGATTTTCTTCAATCAACgtctccggttctggaaggccaaGACTATTTTCCGTTGGCACCCTTATTTATGTCTAATGAATTTAAAGGTCCAACATTTGACAAGTCGAGAAATTGttataatttacagatattttaAACGAGATTTTGTGAATGACTGTATTcgttcatgtatgattatacataattggtcctggccaattttcagctctaattatatttaatcatacacaattatatatgataaggcaaaatcttttttttttcggagtccttcaaaatttaatttaaaaaaattcacctcGTTTTTTCGTGATATAGAGGCCATGATAAATTGAGGAGCAAGCAAAGTATTCGCAGTGAAATGAGAcacaagaaataattatttacttaggTGGGCCGTCATGCCCTAGTCTTTCTTATGTAAATAGTCGATAACTCTTAAACGAATTAATTAGCTGAAGTGAGAGTCGCTATGGGCAGTAATTAGTCTAAGAAAGAGAGTTTATCGGCAGAGTAATCGTCTGTCACGGTCTTAACTGTCATTAGATATTGAAAGGTCACGTGCTATTTGTAATGTTCAGTTCTTACAACAGGTATAACTACTACACACAATCAGGGTTCAAATCTCGGTCAAAACaagtgattatttaaaaataaaaattgacacTAACACTAATACAGATGacatagataataataataatcaaaataataacaatggtaataaaaaaagttaaaaaatctaatgaaatttttattttattcatctccattctattataataaaatttactaaacggaatagtaaaatttgctaatgcagtttatatttgttgccacattcaaataataaaaattattactgatTAATAGAAATTCAATTCTCGAGATAATAAATACTACACAATTTCAATAGCCttttgagtttaaaatatgaatttagtaattttaactcatatttttgagtaacgtttatttttttctccttgTATTACTGTGCTTAATTTCAAAGTGAATCAAACACTTCATTAAAATGGGTCACTAGCTCTCTGAGTATAAACACAGGTCTAGTcggtataaaaatattatcagaTCCCAACTTTGATGAATATCGTCAATTCTTGCAGGAATTACTGAGTtcggtaaaaatattcaaaagatatttgattacataataaaaaaaatatatttttgaactgGGAGACAACAATCAGTCGTTTCAGGACTGATCCTAAAAGCTTGTAgattatcatatttttaatgtgtaaaaaaaagcataaaattttttcgtttatttaataaattaa encodes the following:
- the LOC130676356 gene encoding uncharacterized protein LOC130676356, yielding MRKINNEYVDMATWFWFKEKQAAEIPDQETGLSLDEAFNCDESPLNYKILPSTTLTAACEAGTFCIKGKKERVTVMACSNASRTLKLPLVLIEWFEEEFVPAVSKFLAEKGLKKALLFVDNCAAHPSLTERKLMTDTLFRLPQEPYEWVN